The proteins below come from a single Takifugu flavidus isolate HTHZ2018 chromosome 6, ASM371156v2, whole genome shotgun sequence genomic window:
- the arfip1 gene encoding arfaptin-1 isoform X2, with protein MSDSEVSPEAELGKTSAKHPQGDCLEAEEVLNEDVKEEGVDGSKEDGEDDEMYDIDIDTDDERTERKDGDVWREDGVSWSGHEEACSAAARMSGSVDDEEHRIKQEAEAPEDREESHTELKESTMTEESHRSSAAEISVTSNGDLDQNPETVFQRDPFPSVDGSQNLSESCVPTTEGINESGPYKGVMEAQANSGAVVLADDLKSPAMEKLDLVRKWSINTYKCTRQMLSEKLGRGSRTVDVELEAQIEILRENKKKYQHVIRLAQALASQLAQIIQTQKQLGDAFSDLSLKSPELHDEFGYNADTQKLLAKNGETLLGAINFFISSVNTLVDKTIEDTMLNIKQYEFARIEYDAYRTDLEELNLGPRDTNTLPKIEQSQQLFQAHREKYERMRNDVSVKLKFLEENKVKVLHNQLILFHNAIAAYYAGNQQQLEQTLKQFHIKLKMPGGDSPSWLEEH; from the exons aTGTCTGACTCAGAAGTTAGTCCTGAGGCTGAACTGGGGAAGACCTCAGCCAAGCACCCGCAGGGAGATTGTTTGGAGGCAGAGGAGGTTTTGAATGAGGATGTAAAAGAGGAGGGTGTAGACGGCAGTAAAGaagatggtgaggatgatgagatgTACGACATTGACATCGACACTGACGATGAGCGTACAGAGAGGAAGGATGGGGATGTTTGGAGGGAGGACGGGGTCAGTTGGAGTGGCCACGAGGAAgcctgcagtgctgctgcaCGAATGTCTGGCAGTGTAGATGATGAGGAACACAGGATAAAACAAGAAGCAGAAGCaccagaggacagagaagagtcCCACACTGAATTAAAG GAAAGCACAATGACGGAGGAGTCCCATAGAAGCTCAGCAGCTGAAATCTCTGTCACCAGTAATGGAGACCTGGATCAGAACCCCGAGACAGTGTTCCAGAGG GACCCCTTTCCCAGTGTAGATGGGTCGCAGAACCTTTCAGAGTCTTGTGTTCCAACAACGGAGGGCATCAATGAATCAGGACCATACAAGG GAGTGATGGAAGCACAGGCCAACAGTGGAGCTGTGGTTCTTGCAGATGACCTAAAGAGCCCAGCTATGGAAAAACTGGACCTTGTGAGAAAGTGGAGCATCAACACTTACAAA TGTACCAGACAGATGCTGTCAGAGAAGTTGGGTCGCGGCTCCAGGACTGTGGACGTGGAGCTGGAGGCCCAAATCGAGATCCTCcgtgaaaacaagaaaaagtaCCAGCACGTGATCAGGCTGGCTCAGGCACTGGCCAGTCAGCTGGCTCAGATTATACAGACACAGAAGCAGCTGGGCGATGCCTTCTCTGACCTGAGCCTTAAGTCCCCGGAACTCCAC GATGAGTTTGGCTACAATGCTGACACCCAAAAGCTCCTGGCCAAAAATGGAGAGACGCTGCTCGGTGCAATCAACTTCTTCATCTCTAGCGTGAACACACTGGTGGACAAAACGATTGAAGACACCATGCTTAATATTAAGCAGTATGAGTTTGCCAG GATTGAGTACGATGCTTACCGCACTGATTTGGAGGAGCTGAATCTTGGACCACGCGACACCAACACCCTGCCCAAGATCGAGCAGTCCCAGCAGCTGTTCCAGGCGCACCGGGAGAAGTACGAGAGGATGCGAAATGACGTCTCCGTCAAGCTGAAGTTCCTGGAAGAGAACAAG GTGAAAGTATTACATAACCAGCTCATCCTGTTCCACAATGCTATAGCTGCGTACTACGCTGGaaaccaacagcagctggaacagaCACTGAAGCAGTTCCACATCAAGTTGAAAATGCCAGGAGGCGACAGTCCGTCCTGGCTGGAAGAGCACTAG
- the arfip1 gene encoding arfaptin-1 isoform X3, which produces MTEESHRSSAAEISVTSNGDLDQNPETVFQRDPFPSVDGSQNLSESCVPTTEGINESGPYKGSASLPTSPVTPIAPSSAVASRLARSSSDSQAEKGVMEAQANSGAVVLADDLKSPAMEKLDLVRKWSINTYKCTRQMLSEKLGRGSRTVDVELEAQIEILRENKKKYQHVIRLAQALASQLAQIIQTQKQLGDAFSDLSLKSPELHDEFGYNADTQKLLAKNGETLLGAINFFISSVNTLVDKTIEDTMLNIKQYEFARIEYDAYRTDLEELNLGPRDTNTLPKIEQSQQLFQAHREKYERMRNDVSVKLKFLEENKVKVLHNQLILFHNAIAAYYAGNQQQLEQTLKQFHIKLKMPGGDSPSWLEEH; this is translated from the exons ATGACGGAGGAGTCCCATAGAAGCTCAGCAGCTGAAATCTCTGTCACCAGTAATGGAGACCTGGATCAGAACCCCGAGACAGTGTTCCAGAGG GACCCCTTTCCCAGTGTAGATGGGTCGCAGAACCTTTCAGAGTCTTGTGTTCCAACAACGGAGGGCATCAATGAATCAGGACCATACAAGG GGTCAGCAAGCCTGCCCACATCTCCAGTGACACCCATAGCACCCAGCTCAGCTGTTGCTAGCCGCCTGGCACGCTCTTCCAGCGATAGCCAGGCTGAGAAAG GAGTGATGGAAGCACAGGCCAACAGTGGAGCTGTGGTTCTTGCAGATGACCTAAAGAGCCCAGCTATGGAAAAACTGGACCTTGTGAGAAAGTGGAGCATCAACACTTACAAA TGTACCAGACAGATGCTGTCAGAGAAGTTGGGTCGCGGCTCCAGGACTGTGGACGTGGAGCTGGAGGCCCAAATCGAGATCCTCcgtgaaaacaagaaaaagtaCCAGCACGTGATCAGGCTGGCTCAGGCACTGGCCAGTCAGCTGGCTCAGATTATACAGACACAGAAGCAGCTGGGCGATGCCTTCTCTGACCTGAGCCTTAAGTCCCCGGAACTCCAC GATGAGTTTGGCTACAATGCTGACACCCAAAAGCTCCTGGCCAAAAATGGAGAGACGCTGCTCGGTGCAATCAACTTCTTCATCTCTAGCGTGAACACACTGGTGGACAAAACGATTGAAGACACCATGCTTAATATTAAGCAGTATGAGTTTGCCAG GATTGAGTACGATGCTTACCGCACTGATTTGGAGGAGCTGAATCTTGGACCACGCGACACCAACACCCTGCCCAAGATCGAGCAGTCCCAGCAGCTGTTCCAGGCGCACCGGGAGAAGTACGAGAGGATGCGAAATGACGTCTCCGTCAAGCTGAAGTTCCTGGAAGAGAACAAG GTGAAAGTATTACATAACCAGCTCATCCTGTTCCACAATGCTATAGCTGCGTACTACGCTGGaaaccaacagcagctggaacagaCACTGAAGCAGTTCCACATCAAGTTGAAAATGCCAGGAGGCGACAGTCCGTCCTGGCTGGAAGAGCACTAG
- the arfip1 gene encoding arfaptin-1 isoform X1 produces the protein MSDSEVSPEAELGKTSAKHPQGDCLEAEEVLNEDVKEEGVDGSKEDGEDDEMYDIDIDTDDERTERKDGDVWREDGVSWSGHEEACSAAARMSGSVDDEEHRIKQEAEAPEDREESHTELKESTMTEESHRSSAAEISVTSNGDLDQNPETVFQRDPFPSVDGSQNLSESCVPTTEGINESGPYKGSASLPTSPVTPIAPSSAVASRLARSSSDSQAEKGVMEAQANSGAVVLADDLKSPAMEKLDLVRKWSINTYKCTRQMLSEKLGRGSRTVDVELEAQIEILRENKKKYQHVIRLAQALASQLAQIIQTQKQLGDAFSDLSLKSPELHDEFGYNADTQKLLAKNGETLLGAINFFISSVNTLVDKTIEDTMLNIKQYEFARIEYDAYRTDLEELNLGPRDTNTLPKIEQSQQLFQAHREKYERMRNDVSVKLKFLEENKVKVLHNQLILFHNAIAAYYAGNQQQLEQTLKQFHIKLKMPGGDSPSWLEEH, from the exons aTGTCTGACTCAGAAGTTAGTCCTGAGGCTGAACTGGGGAAGACCTCAGCCAAGCACCCGCAGGGAGATTGTTTGGAGGCAGAGGAGGTTTTGAATGAGGATGTAAAAGAGGAGGGTGTAGACGGCAGTAAAGaagatggtgaggatgatgagatgTACGACATTGACATCGACACTGACGATGAGCGTACAGAGAGGAAGGATGGGGATGTTTGGAGGGAGGACGGGGTCAGTTGGAGTGGCCACGAGGAAgcctgcagtgctgctgcaCGAATGTCTGGCAGTGTAGATGATGAGGAACACAGGATAAAACAAGAAGCAGAAGCaccagaggacagagaagagtcCCACACTGAATTAAAG GAAAGCACAATGACGGAGGAGTCCCATAGAAGCTCAGCAGCTGAAATCTCTGTCACCAGTAATGGAGACCTGGATCAGAACCCCGAGACAGTGTTCCAGAGG GACCCCTTTCCCAGTGTAGATGGGTCGCAGAACCTTTCAGAGTCTTGTGTTCCAACAACGGAGGGCATCAATGAATCAGGACCATACAAGG GGTCAGCAAGCCTGCCCACATCTCCAGTGACACCCATAGCACCCAGCTCAGCTGTTGCTAGCCGCCTGGCACGCTCTTCCAGCGATAGCCAGGCTGAGAAAG GAGTGATGGAAGCACAGGCCAACAGTGGAGCTGTGGTTCTTGCAGATGACCTAAAGAGCCCAGCTATGGAAAAACTGGACCTTGTGAGAAAGTGGAGCATCAACACTTACAAA TGTACCAGACAGATGCTGTCAGAGAAGTTGGGTCGCGGCTCCAGGACTGTGGACGTGGAGCTGGAGGCCCAAATCGAGATCCTCcgtgaaaacaagaaaaagtaCCAGCACGTGATCAGGCTGGCTCAGGCACTGGCCAGTCAGCTGGCTCAGATTATACAGACACAGAAGCAGCTGGGCGATGCCTTCTCTGACCTGAGCCTTAAGTCCCCGGAACTCCAC GATGAGTTTGGCTACAATGCTGACACCCAAAAGCTCCTGGCCAAAAATGGAGAGACGCTGCTCGGTGCAATCAACTTCTTCATCTCTAGCGTGAACACACTGGTGGACAAAACGATTGAAGACACCATGCTTAATATTAAGCAGTATGAGTTTGCCAG GATTGAGTACGATGCTTACCGCACTGATTTGGAGGAGCTGAATCTTGGACCACGCGACACCAACACCCTGCCCAAGATCGAGCAGTCCCAGCAGCTGTTCCAGGCGCACCGGGAGAAGTACGAGAGGATGCGAAATGACGTCTCCGTCAAGCTGAAGTTCCTGGAAGAGAACAAG GTGAAAGTATTACATAACCAGCTCATCCTGTTCCACAATGCTATAGCTGCGTACTACGCTGGaaaccaacagcagctggaacagaCACTGAAGCAGTTCCACATCAAGTTGAAAATGCCAGGAGGCGACAGTCCGTCCTGGCTGGAAGAGCACTAG